From Triticum aestivum cultivar Chinese Spring chromosome 7B, IWGSC CS RefSeq v2.1, whole genome shotgun sequence:
AGATACATCCAGGCAGACATCACTGAGAGCTTGATCTGCTATGAGTATTTACCTAATGGGAGCCTTCAGGAGAATCTTTTTGGTATGCCAACGTATCTTGCATTTCTTTTTTACTAGTCCTTGATGTTTGCATTTCAAACTGGAGCTAGGAAATCACATTCTTGCTATGCTGTTTATAGTTTCAAGTCAACACCCCATGTAACTTCTCATAGTGTATGTTTACCGTATTTATCTTGTTACCCTGATGATATGCAGAGCCCAAAGATTCGACTAAACAAGATATTAGTTGGGACACACGCTTCAAAATAATCAAGGGGATTTGCCAGGGCTTATATTTTCTGCACAAGTTGGACATTCCCATTGTCCATATGGATTTGAAGCCTGAAAATATACTGTTGGATGCAAATATGGTGCCAAAGATCGCCGATTTTGCACTCTCACGGGTCTTTGGCCAAGAACAAACCCGACTGTGCACACAAACAGTTGTCGGATCATAGTAAGCTCACCATGAAATTTCATATCAGTAGTTGTTCCTTGGTTACAATGTATATGCCTTCTGCCGCTTCAGCTTTGCCTAATGAACTTTTGATGTTAATGTGATCCAGTGGGTACATGGCTCCAGAATATCTTTACAGAGGTGAAATCTCGGCTCAGTCAGACATATACAGTTTAGGCCTAGTGATAATCGAGATCGCCACCAGAGAGCAGAATCCTCGCGAAAAAGACCAACCATCTGCGAGAAGTTTTGTCGATAAAGTAAGAGGAAATATCACTTTGTTATTTGATAAGCAAAGCATATTTCATACATTTTGTTTGTTTATTGTGACTAAGCATCTTGACTCCACTTCTGTAGGTGCGTAAAGAATGGACGCTGGAGAACATAACATCCGAGTATTCATCACTGGATCATGAAAGCCTCCAACAAGTTAAAACATGCATTGATATTGGGTCAAAATGTGTTGAGATTGATAGAACAAAAAGACCTCGGATAGAAGAAATCGTTAACTCGCTCAAAGGACTACATCCAAGCCAAAGGGTTACCGAGGTAATATTACTGTTCTGGATGTAGGAATCTTTGAGTGAACAAATTTAATTTCATGTCCTCAAAGTTtagaaaaaacacattttttttttgcattttcaggTGTATaggataaaatgttttgaataagaTATATGCAACCTGGCCATTATCTGCATAATCTGCTTGTTTATTATAATGGTGTCAACTAAATGCACAATTTACTTTGTTTCCTCTCATTTTTATTACACATGTTACTGTATTACTTAAACATATTTTTCCTAAGTAAATCAAACATCTGGATGAGCATATTTGGACATTTCAAATGATTCTAACTTGCTATATATACGAACTTCTAGGTCGCCCGTCCGTCTACAACTACCAAGAAGTCAATTAGCTCCTTTTTTGGTCATAAGAAATGAAACATGCACGCCCTGTTATTGCTGGAAGACTGTAACTTTAATTTGGAAAGAAGACcctttgttgccatgtcattttggaAATATTGAAGTGTAATTTTGTATGTGTAAtgtattttattattattaatcATGCAACAGTAGTTTTAGCGTTGTCTCTGCTTATGTCAGTTTGAAATGAGAATCTGTTTCTCTAGCATGCAAAGTCGTTGACTAAGATGGTACAAGTTAATCTTGTTTTGTAAGAATTACGTTCGTTGATTTCAAATATTTAAAAGGGGGAGActatctagctcggacgtcctatCCAGAGCAAAAGTAGGACGCCTGCATAGCCGTTCGATATGAATTGGAAAAAAGAAGAATAATAACACGCCTCCCAAATACTAATTTTATTTGGCTACCACACGGCTAAAATGCAGTAAAGAAAATCAGGTAGGAGCTCTGTTCCCAAGACCTTTTTCTTTTCAGGAAGACATAGTCAGTGAGGCTACACACAAtacgtttttttgtttgtttggagGCAACACCGAAGGGATTTCCTTTTAGGGGAAGGCAACACAGAAGGTTTTTTTTATGGGAAGGCAACAGAGCACGAGAGCACATTTCTGTTTTTTTTAGGTAAGAGCACATTTCTGTTAGGCCTCGTGGAGACAATCCACCTGGCCCAGTGGAAACCGGCCTGGGTTACCAGAGCACATTTTTAATAGAACGGCCGGGCCCAAAGCCCAACATCCTGCAGATCTTGGGCCTCACATTTCTACCGAATTTCAAATAAAGCCTGAAATGAATGATTACTGGACTTTCCAGAAAAATAGTTATAATAATTCATCTTACTACCGAGAATAATTATTTATAATTTTTGAATAACAACATAGCCATTTTCTCTATGGTGGGGCCAGGCCCAGGCTTGCATTTCAGGGCATGCTTTTGCAAGCCCGGCACAGGGTATGCCccatgcatctagcaacaattatGTGCAGATAGTTTTTTCTAAACTTAAACCTTCCATTTGCGACACATGCAAAAATGAAAGAATAATCAGAGATTCAAAGAAACAATGTAAGCTTATAACAACTTGCTGGAAAAACAACCAGCTGGTGATTTTTGCACAGGTCACAAAATAACAATGTTTTAGTTTTTATGTTTAGCACATACATACTTGTATCCATTCTCTACATGCATGATTTTTTTTAGTTTTCATAACTTAAAATAGTGTGTTTTCTCTCTTGTAAAAAAAGCTGTGTTTTTTGGCCAAATTCCTTACTGGGATCAAATCTACCCAAGACTAGATTAGCATTTCCCTGGGTCACCGGGTTTGCTAAAAACCTCTTGGGTCGACTCATTTAACCGAGTCAATATTACCTCCAGTCTTGTGGCGTGCCCGATCCAGTGGAGGTCTTGGGTTTTTTCTTGGGTCAGCTGCTAGTctgttttttttttgtgtgtgtaggtattcACTTTGTGAGAGATTATAATGATTTTGACAACTTCATAAAATTCATGTTTTATATTAGCTTCATCTAGCCGGAATTTTCTTCTCCTGGCCTCGTGCTAGCTTCATCTAGCTGTCTTAGTCAAGGCCAAAAGCATCATCAATTAGCACATAATTGGGGGTCAGCTTTGGGCAGCACCACAACACAAGCCGGAAATTATTCCCTGGTGACTTGCGAGTTGCTTCTTGGTGTGGCATATATCTCACACGTGGGCAACAAAATTCAATTGTGGGGAATCATTGGGAGACAGAGATCAAGGACAATATGGCTCATGTTTTTTTTGGACAGTCTCACGTGCTTTTGAGGGACAATAAGAGATAGAGACCAAGGACTTGATGGGGCTCTCGTACGTGGGACTGCAAAGGGGCTTGTTAAGCATGATGAACGGCTAGAAATACATTATACTTTAATCAGATGGACATAATTTCTTAACATTTAGAATTAACGTGGAACCTCGTATGGTGCTTCCAATTAGCAAATATAAGATCTTTCATGCTTAATACCAATCTTCCTAGACCGAAGTGGTGCTATAATACAATCTGTGCATGCTACAATACATATTTCAAGAAGGCTGGTGGTGCTTTGTTCCTTCATCATGCTAGGTGTTGGTCGATTTCCTCCTGATTTTCTAAATTAACTAGGCACCAACTTTTTCTTAATAAATGAAAATGACAAAGATTTTTGTCTCGAGTTTCAGAAAGCAATTAAGCTTGATTATTCGTCGAACTGCCATTTCATATACTTGACATTTAGTCAACTGATCAATGTTATGTTGCTCTTTATTGCATATGAATATATCTTTGCTTCCCACAATATTCTCATAAAATGTTATTGTACAACAAATGGGCAAAAGACATTATTGTCAACTCCTGTTTCGTAGAAGTttcataaataaataattaaatgaGAACAACTCCAAACTGAGCCAAACAACAAACATGTCGCAAAGAGAAAAAATATGGATTGCCCAGAAAACCATTGAACAATGACCCGACACAGATGAACACCGGAATAATGCAGTGCACTGACTCGGTTTCAACCCGTTACTTCTGCTGTTTTAGCTGGTGACTCCACGATTAATCTGCAACACAGGGAAGAATTGCGATGGTATTATTAGGCAATCGAAAAGTAttaaaataagatatcaaaatctTGAGATTAGTCATGCTTTTATGGGTTACATATTAGTCCCAGCAGGACATGAATACCTTGAGATTAGTCATGCTTTCCCTTGACATCATATTTGCACATCTTCTTCTTGGCACAGTTGATCAGGATGTCAGCAGAATCAATACCTAGGAAACACCGACACATCACACGTGAATACCCCGGGAAACCAAAAAGTGAAAGCAAAACACTCTGAACAATGCAGAGAATGAGCATCTAAAAACACAATGTAGAGTGCAGAGCATGAGGAGAACGGCTTTTGATGTAAATGCACCTGCAAGGTACGCCCCGTGGACATATCCGTTGTATTTTTCGCTCGTGTGCTCACCCGTGAAGTAAACCCTCCCAACGGGGGCCTGAATTACATCATAGAAAATGATGAAATTGGCTTGTTGTCAATGCATGGAGAAAATGCAAGAATGCTGTAGTAGTAGATTTTTGTACCCGGATGAGGTCGTATTCGTAGCGGTTGACGCCGATGGGCCAGTTGGAGAAGGAGCCCTTGAAGAACCGGTTGGACCACCACCTCGGCACGAGGATCTCGGTGGCGTCCGGCACGTCCTTTCCGGGGAACATCTTCCGCAACACCGCCACTGCCTCGGCCATGGTCTGGTTGTCGGACTGCTGCTCGATCCTTCTCGACTCGTCGTCGGTGACCGTGACCAGCAGCACGTTGGACCCGGGGTACTGCTGCTCGAACTGCTCCCACACGGGGAAGTAGCCTCTCCTGCCGCTGGCGTAGAGGAAGAACTCCTTGCCGGTGCCCTCCGGCCAGAACCTCTTGGGGAACTTGAGGAAGATCTTGGTGTAGACGGCCATGTCGAACTGGTAGATGGACACGATCTTCCACGACGGCAGCTGCGGCTTGAACCGTATGAGGTCGGTCTGGAGAACGCCGAGGCTGGCCGAGACGACGACGTAGTCGGCACGGTACACCTTGTTGTCCTCGGTTTTCACCGTGACGCCGCTCGGGAAGTAGCTGATCTCCCGCACCACCGTGTTGAGCTTGAGCCTCGGGTCGACGATGGCGCCGGACTTGCGGTCGGTCTTGAGGTACTGCCCCGCGACGTGGTACACCACGGACTCATACCCACGCTGGTCGGCCACGAAGTAGACGTCGTCGCCAAAGTTGCTGAACGTCGGTAGTGGCTGCGTGTTCTGCAGGCTCGTCACGCGCGGCGGCTCCGCGAACTCAAAGTCGTGCTGGTAGTAGTCGATCACCATGTCCACCGGCCTCGCAGGGCCCGAAGGCATGCTGCAACACAATGGAGGTTGCACGAATCAATGAACCGGAAAATAAAGATACTCCCTTCGTCTCATAATAAAAGAGCGTTGgtgttaaaaacgctcttatattatgggacagagggagtagtacatttctCTCTTGATAGTTACAAATAATTTGCTTGCAAAAGGGAGAAGCAGGCGTGCGCATCTGGCTGATCCGGTCGATGCAACGGTCGGCCGGGAGGTACACTTTCCATTAAGATATTTAGCACTTTGCCTGAGGCGTTATTTTGTGTAGCTGTGAGCAAGCTTTAGGAGTAGTAAAATAGTTGGTGATATCACACTTGAAGAATCTTGCCCTGTCACGCTCGATCAGAGGCATGAGGTGCTAATGATGCTAGACTACTGGTCACACTATGCCTTTCAAGATGCTAGCTAGGTCGCCGTAGACGAAAATGGAGTGGGTAAACGGAAAAAATAGTTAGTGATTTTAAAAACCTGGGGCACTTTTACATGAAATTTGGATCTTGGACTCGGCAGTGGCTACGCAATTTGATGATTGTGCTACGCAATTTGCTGGAATGCACTTGTTGGATAAAGAATATACATTTGATAAGTCTTGTTCAGGCATTGGTGGAGACATGTACATAGAGTAGTAGTTAGAGATAAGGTTGAGCATGAACCATCATATGACTTTCAATTTGTTGGAAACAGACTCCTCTTAGTAGCATAAACAAAAAAGACTTTCAACCCCCCAGTCCCTGGTTAGGGCCCGTATATAATTCCGAGAATTGTCAAAGGATTTATCCCAGGAATTGTTTCTTATGTGAGTAGTTTTTTTTTACGGGAGTGGGTTTATTCATAGGATTGCATTCCACCAGAATTTTGGCAATCAATTCATTTGAACTGTATTTCATATGAAATTTTCATACACTCCAACTTGTGAAAAATCCTGTGTTAGACGGATCATTGCCTTCTAGTGCAGGATTATGGGTTAACGTCACACCATCAGATCCATCTGGCGGGCTGCATCCGACGGCCATATACAACCCCTTGCACTAAAGAATGTGGCTTATGGGCGTGGAGGAACCACGAAAGGCAAGATCCATTCGCTCTAAATCCCTAACAAATCTCCCAGAGTTCATGGTTAAAAACTAGAACACATCACTAGCTAGCTACTGCAAGGGGCAAGGAGGAAGATGAAGGGTATAGATACGTACTGGTCGTTGAGGCGTTGCATGGCCATGACCGACATGTCCTGTTGGCCGCTGTGGTGCAAGGTGCCGGAGAGCTTGCTCCCACTCTCCTCCACTTCATCCATCCTCTCGATTATCTTCTCAACAACTTTCTCGTCGTAGAGGCCACCGCTGCATCCATACAAGAAAATTAATCAGCTCCGCTGTGAACAAAATGTAAATAATTTTCATAATATTTGGTTGGATCAAAGTTAAATCTAAGCGGATACTTCCGCCCTTTGGCAGAAAAAATCACTAAATTTGAGGGAGATACGGTTTGATTTCGGCCATGACTGAAATATTTCTGAAACTGAAATTCAAAAACCAGCACCCGCACATACTCTTGCTTGTAGGTGTTGCTGGCGAGGTGGTCGAAGTCGGAGCGGAAGGTCCTGAGGTTGAGTCCTCCGGTGCCATTGGCCATGGTCCAGATGGGGTTCATCTCGTCGCCGTTCACCCCTTCCACCCAGTTGGCACCCATCTCCACGTTCACCCCGGCGAACTTGGTCTTGTGGATGCGCCCGCCGATGCGGTCCGTCGCCTCCAGGATCACCAGGTCAGTGATCCCAGCCTCGGACAGCCTCTTCCCAGCCGAGATCCCTAagaccaccaagcacaagaacttGCATCAGTTACATGTGCACTCAAACCAGCCTCCCCCATGCATGTATCCATGTCCATGCAAAATGCATGTATGTAGCGTATAGCTTACCGGACATGCCGGCGCCGACGATGATGACTCTGGGACCGGCGGCGGTGGCCAGGGCGGCGCATTGTGCTGCTACGACGAGCAGCAGAGCTATGGCCGTGCAGGGCTTCatccttctccttctttctctctctctctcacgaagCTCGGATACTTCTAGCTAGCTAGCTTGTGTTGAAGGATGGTGGTCCGTCGTTCAAGTGTATATAAAGAAACGGTGCAAAACGCGACGGGGCGCGGGGGTCTCTCAAGCTACTAGTAAAGTTATTCTTGGCTAACGTGGGTTGCTCGGAAGCAACATTACCTTACGACATGCTCCGGCCGGCCGGCCGAGAATAATATTGTGTGACTATAGCACAAACGGTTTGACCAACTCAATCCTTGGGCCCTTACCTTCAAAAAGACAAGTCCCCGTCCCTGTCTATCTAGACAGTTCATCTTTGTGAATATATTCATGCACATGTTTTCTAAGAAATCATATCCTCCAGTTTGGTCCAACTTTAATTGTCAAGTCCCTTTCCGTTCTGCACAATAGCCACTTCTATTTTCCTATATGTTGCACCAAGTTTTTGTTGTGGTTTCAATTAATTTCCAAAAAGTCCATGTGCAACTTTGACATAAATGCAAGAGGAAGTCAAACTATTCTGAAAATACTTAAAAATCGATACAAAATAATGAAACCATGTAGAAACTAATGAAATAGCTTAAAGTGGGTCTCGAACCACTATGACATCCAAACATGTACCAAAACTACATGAAACCATGAAAGCAAAACATAAGTCACCAAAAGTCAAATGAAACGCATTCAACTTTGGTCTCACACTATGCTCAGTGCACCGGTTCATGCTCAATGGCGAGCACGTATTTTCTTACACAATGCCGATGCTCCATAAGCGTCTTGAGTCCTACCGACCTTTGCTTTGAGGTGCTCCTACATTCAGTCAGATGTCAGAACAAATGCAACACATATCGACATACCTTGAGGTCCTAGTTGAGCATGGAGCGTCAACACCTAGCTATATTAATTCTTATAAGGAGAACACATCGCAGGGGAGGCAACCGGTAAGTCACTTTTGCGTCTTTTTTAGTTGCATTCCTGGTTTGTTGTTCCATGAAGTTCTTATGGAATTGGTTTGGGATAATCTTCAAAAGgcaattttttaaaaaattggtTGACTCCGTTACTTATCACGATTTTGTTGGACACCTCATTGTTGTTTTGCTGCACATCTCCTTGTATTTTtgttgcacttgtgtcatccattGGACATAAAGAGGATGTTACCAAGTTCTATAGATCTAGGAAGAAAACCGAGCACTGGTACGTAATACAAGTGTACCCGCTGTTATCACAACTGGTCGTGGTAACAAGCTGTCTCACTGACACTCATACCATCTGTGGCCATGCGAGTCCATTTCCCCGAATGTCATACCACTTTTTTTTTCCTGACACAAAATaactttttttaacacagtacagacgcaagcgctcatatacacgcgcatacacacATTCCTATGaacgcgcaccccccccccccccccggctatgagcaccttcgaaagactaagccggcatatcatcttgaaatttacaaagtcgcCGTAGGCACCTCGCTGTCGACgagaacatctcctcccactgaatgcgcatcgccgagaatcctgaaataaatccaggaataaatgcgagcaccaggaattgaaccctggtgggctggggataccacagtccctctaaccatccaaccacaaatTGATCCGCAAAATAACTTCATCATTTGTTATTGCACCAGATATTTTATAGGCGTCGGAGCTGGTGGGTGCAAAAGGAGCAGCTGCAACACGATGTATAGGCTTGAGTGTGCCATGGACCTGGCATCAACGAGATCACAGTAGAGACTGCCCCCCTTGTTAAAACGGGCGATAGAGGGAAGTACGTACGTGCTTACGAGCTTTGATCAGGTAATGATGACCTCTTTGTACTAACGATAATTAATGTGTGCCCACTTCGTTGAGCTCAAATGTGTTGCCTTTTCCACTTTGTAAACGTGCAGCTGGATCAGTATGCTCCACGAGGGCGTGTGTAATCATGTCGCCCTGTCTGTCCTTGGCCAAGGCATGCATGTCTCACGAGGTCGATTATGTACGCCTGGGGGAAGATCTTGTCTTCTAAGCATTAAACCTAGCAGTGGGATTCGATGCTAACTTTGCTCTATGtttattgtttgcttttgcctcacaagAGCTAAGTGCTTGCATTTGTGAGGCCTCATCATATAGTATGTCAACAAAGATGCGTGACCTTGACTGCTTAATTTGTGATATAAGCTTGCGGGAAAATAAATCGGTTTGGTCATGAGCTACCAGCGCCGACGATAGCCCACGCGGCGAAGCACGCCGACTCTCCCCTACGCCAATAGGTAACCCATGGCATGAGTCACGTTATTCAGCTGGCTAAAGATAGGATCGACAGGTGCTTCGTCCCAAATATTCCGCAGCCTAGTCAGTCAAGGTAAGCATCGACAAAGAGAACCTTTAATAACCATTTGCTAGGTTGTTTAACCACCCGTGATCAGTTGACGTACAGATCTGGGCAACTAAATTTGGAAAGCTGAAACTTGGACCGCCTTGCGAGGAAAATCATGTGCGAGAGGACAATGAATCactcttttcctctctctctctctctctctctctctctctctctctctctctctctgtgtgtgtgtgtgtgtgtgtgtgtgtgtgtgtgtgtgtgtggtgctaTTCCCGCTTTCTCCCTTCTCTTCCTCCCACTCCTGAAAGGCTATTCCGAAATTCATAAAAATCGATATGAAATATGAAACCATTGTAGAAACTAATGAAATAGTTTGAGTGGGTCTCGAACCACTATGACATCCAAACATGTATGGAAACTAAATGAAACCTTGGAAACAGAACATAAGTCACCAAAAGTCATATGAAACATGCATATATGAAAAAGAATGGTTTGATAAAGTTACGTTCAATTTTTGTAGTTTTCAAAAATCTACTGAAACACAAACGAAAACTATATGAAACTTACATCGATAAGAACTGGTTCAGAAAATTTCATCAATGTTTCATTCCAGTTTCAAAACATATATTTTTTGTAGTTCTAAAACACATTCAACTTTGATCTTAAACCGCGCTCAGTGCACCGGCTCCTGGTCAATGGCGAGCACTTATTTTCTTACACAATGACGATGTACCATAAGAGTCTTTGAGTCCTAGCGACCTTTGCTTCGAGGTTCTCCTACATTCAGTATGTGGGAACAAATGCAACATGGATCGACATACCTTGGGATCCTAGCGAAGCATATGGAACGTCAACACCAAGCTATATGGTTACAAGATTCAAATCACTGGTTTCGGATAACATCGCAGTGGAGGCAACCTTTAAGTCAACAAATAGTATTCATCAGTTTTGCGTCTTTTTTGTTTTGTGGtttgtttttgcatgaagttgttttggagttggtttgggATAACCTTCAAAGGCCAATTTTATAAACAATTGGTTGACTCCGTTATTTATCATGATTTTGCTGCACCCCTCTTTGTTGTTTTGTTGCACATCTCCTTGTATTTTTGTTGCACGTATGTCGTCCACTGGAAATAAAGGGGATGGTACCAAGGTCTATAGATCTTGGAATACAACAACCGAGCACTGGTACATAATACAAGTGTACCCGATGTTATCTCCACCTGTAACAAGTTGTCTCACTGACACTCATACCATCTATGGCCATGCGAATCCATTTCCCTGAATGTCATACGGGCAGGGGTATGGACAGATGCGCCCATACTAGGACTCATAACAACTGAGACTACACAGATCCTTATTTCTATAGTGAAAAACATGCAATGGTACAAGCAGGCGCGCTTAAACCGGCACCCTTACCAGCCCAAACTAAACAAGGCAAGTTATCCTAAACACTGGACGACGGTATGATAATGTTTGCTTGTTAACGTTTGCAACACTTTTTGTCCAGGAAACAAAGAATGTTTGGGAGACTGGGCACTTGCAAGAAGTCCCTTAACTAGCACTACACCTCCCCTCATTCAATACCCTAGGGTCTCCAGGGGAAAAGTCTGATATTAAAGGGTCATGTCCGAATCATATCTAAGTGAACTTTAAACCTCTTGAATATGAAGATTAAAATCTTTATTCCTTCCAGTTGGTTCTTGCTCAAGTAAGATCAAGGTTTAATCTTAGGGAGGTTGGTGGGTTCATTTTGTACTCATGTTTTTCATGAGGTTAACCATAATATTCTTGGGTTTTATAATATTCCATTGACCTTTTTTTGTGTTTGTAGGCATCTCTAGGTGGTTTCTATCTTTCATAGCCTATCAGGTTGATTGGAGACAATATCTGTGTAATATGGATATTAATCATCGGCTTTATTTTATACACTCAGAAGTAATATCGTCAAGATGATCTCAAGTGAAAATTTCATGACCATGAAATGATTAACTATTACCtaattttttgttttcctttgttttgtgTTTCATAGGTTTCTATAGGTTGTTTGTGTCTCCCATGTACTTATAACGAAGATTGCAGCCGATTTCGGTGTAAAAACAATGTAGCTATATTTTATACATTCAAAAGGAAAATCCTCAAGATCATCTCAAATGAAGAAGTCAGCGCCGTGAAAATGTCAATTGCTAGTTTTAGTTTGTTTCATTTTCTTTGTATTTTGTAGGTGTCGCGGTGGTTTTATCTCGCACGTGGTTATCAAGATGATTGGAGGCAATTTAGGAGTATCTGGAGAAAAACATGGAGTTGTATTTGGTAAATTCAAAAGGAAACATGGTGAATAAAATGCAACTAAACAAATTAAATATTCATAAGGTAAAATTAATGTAAAGTAGAACCATAGATTACCTCCCGGTAACAACACCATAAATTCCTTGATGATGCAATAACAAATAAATTGGACGATAGTTGTTGGGCCATCAAGCGCAAGGATTTCTAGCTAGCAGCAAGTTTCCCACCGTAAAGAAACCTAAGTTAGAAATCCATAAATATCACACCCGAGCCTTTGTCAAGTAGAACTGCAATACAATTAAAAATCTACTTATGCCCACAACACTTCTAGTGAGGCTGCCAATCTAACTAGTTTTGGTAGTTGCAACATGTAACTAGTGCATAATGTGGCATGAACTCTTTTGTATTTTTAAATAACTGGAAAGTAAAAGTTCATAATTTGGAGAATTTTATCACAGAGTCAACTGGACGGGGGGTTTGCATTTGCGAGGCCTCACGATATATATGTCAAAAAAGATGTGTGGCCTTGACTGCTAAATTTGAGTTTTAAGTTTGCCAAGAAAGGGTATGCTTGCATTGGTCATGACTCATGAGCTATCAGCGCCGACGATGGCCGACGTGGCGACTCACCTACTCCGATAGGCGACCATGGCATGATTCACGTTA
This genomic window contains:
- the LOC123159095 gene encoding polyamine oxidase 1 yields the protein MKPCTAIALLLVVAAQCAALATAAGPRVIIVGAGMSGISAGKRLSEAGITDLVILEATDRIGGRIHKTKFAGVNVEMGANWVEGVNGDEMNPIWTMANGTGGLNLRTFRSDFDHLASNTYKQDGGLYDEKVVEKIIERMDEVEESGSKLSGTLHHSGQQDMSVMAMQRLNDHMPSGPARPVDMVIDYYQHDFEFAEPPRVTSLQNTQPLPTFSNFGDDVYFVADQRGYESVVYHVAGQYLKTDRKSGAIVDPRLKLNTVVREISYFPSGVTVKTEDNKVYRADYVVVSASLGVLQTDLIRFKPQLPSWKIVSIYQFDMAVYTKIFLKFPKRFWPEGTGKEFFLYASGRRGYFPVWEQFEQQYPGSNVLLVTVTDDESRRIEQQSDNQTMAEAVAVLRKMFPGKDVPDATEILVPRWWSNRFFKGSFSNWPIGVNRYEYDLIRAPVGRVYFTGEHTSEKYNGYVHGAYLAGIDSADILINCAKKKMCKYDVKGKHD
- the LOC123160658 gene encoding cysteine-rich receptor-like protein kinase 6 isoform X2; its protein translation is MPADKQFNKEVQNVMSLKHENIVEVVGFCSETQKKLVQFDKRYIQADITESLICYEYLPNGSLQENLFEPKDSTKQDISWDTRFKIIKGICQGLYFLHKLDIPIVHMDLKPENILLDANMVPKIADFALSRVFGQEQTRLCTQTVVGSYGYMAPEYLYRGEISAQSDIYSLGLVIIEIATREQNPREKDQPSARSFVDKVRKEWTLENITSEYSSLDHESLQQVKTCIDIGSKCVEIDRTKRPRIEEIVNSLKGLHPSQRVTEVARPSTTTKKSISSFFGHKK
- the LOC123160658 gene encoding cysteine-rich receptor-like protein kinase 6 isoform X1; translated protein: MASGSQTQESKQPSPELPKQLPFDFLKKITNDFAEDRKISGSPFGTLYKGIVPDDGRVIAVKKLQENAPMPADKQFNKEVQNVMSLKHENIVEVVGFCSETQKKLVQFDKRYIQADITESLICYEYLPNGSLQENLFEPKDSTKQDISWDTRFKIIKGICQGLYFLHKLDIPIVHMDLKPENILLDANMVPKIADFALSRVFGQEQTRLCTQTVVGSYGYMAPEYLYRGEISAQSDIYSLGLVIIEIATREQNPREKDQPSARSFVDKVRKEWTLENITSEYSSLDHESLQQVKTCIDIGSKCVEIDRTKRPRIEEIVNSLKGLHPSQRVTEVARPSTTTKKSISSFFGHKK